One Bdellovibrio bacteriovorus str. Tiberius DNA segment encodes these proteins:
- a CDS encoding DUF4442 domain-containing protein — MRMFFNIYPPYLGSGIKVEEISSDYKYLRVRLKLRFYNRNYVGTQFGGSIYSMTDPHFMYLLLNSLGSEYIVWDKAAKIDFLKPGKTDLIAEFRIDDNLLNEIREKTKNGDKFVFDLPADIFDLNGVKVAALSKTLYVRKKSDKPRQAAT; from the coding sequence ATGAGGATGTTCTTTAACATCTATCCGCCGTATCTGGGTTCGGGCATCAAAGTCGAAGAAATTTCGTCAGACTATAAATACCTGCGCGTGCGCTTGAAGCTTCGTTTCTATAATCGCAATTACGTGGGCACTCAGTTTGGCGGCAGCATCTATTCCATGACGGACCCGCATTTTATGTATCTGTTACTAAATAGCCTGGGATCTGAATACATTGTCTGGGACAAGGCCGCTAAAATAGATTTCCTAAAACCCGGCAAGACCGATCTGATCGCCGAATTCCGCATCGACGACAACCTGCTAAACGAGATCCGCGAAAAAACCAAAAACGGAGACAAGTTCGTCTTTGACCTGCCGGCCGATATTTTTGACCTGAACGGCGTCAAAGTAGCAGCCCTTAGCAAGACCCTTTATGTTCGGAAAAAATCCGACAAACCACGCCAAGCCGCAACGTAA
- a CDS encoding HEAT repeat domain-containing protein, whose protein sequence is MNKILVASVLIAGLSSSALAAGPKGSSSTLTSAMELLKLPGENRRMVVQVQGEKYYSQFVSLAFNDSQPMSVRWKALMAAAEARGPKSTPDLVRAGDSSQWFMRNAALIALSEVNTDEAQKLAQKLIKDKALVVRSAAVEVLEKNSSPEVRDLLWEELNQKYNFKNAHSLWIRHQIVDVLAKKPMDRELKTFAGLLSDNDTRVHLPAVRGLERLTGVRLSDKPIKQTALVDMWKDYIKKNN, encoded by the coding sequence ATGAATAAGATTCTTGTGGCCTCTGTTTTGATTGCGGGACTTTCTTCAAGTGCTTTGGCAGCAGGCCCCAAGGGTTCATCCAGCACTTTAACTTCGGCCATGGAACTGTTGAAGCTTCCTGGTGAAAACCGCCGCATGGTGGTCCAGGTTCAAGGCGAAAAATACTATTCCCAATTCGTATCTTTGGCGTTTAATGATTCTCAGCCAATGAGTGTCCGTTGGAAGGCTTTGATGGCAGCAGCGGAAGCTCGCGGCCCTAAATCCACACCGGACTTGGTGCGCGCAGGCGACTCCAGCCAGTGGTTCATGCGAAACGCGGCGTTGATTGCGCTGAGTGAAGTGAACACCGACGAAGCCCAAAAGCTTGCGCAAAAGCTGATTAAAGATAAAGCCCTGGTGGTTCGTTCCGCGGCGGTTGAGGTTCTGGAAAAGAACTCAAGCCCCGAAGTTCGTGACCTTTTGTGGGAAGAGCTGAATCAGAAATATAATTTCAAGAACGCCCACAGCCTGTGGATCCGTCATCAAATCGTGGATGTATTGGCTAAAAAACCAATGGATCGCGAGCTTAAGACCTTTGCGGGTCTGCTGTCAGATAACGACACAAGAGTTCACCTGCCGGCGGTGCGAGGGTTGGAACGCCTGACCGGGGTTCGACTCAGTGATAAGCCGATCAAGCAAACAGCCTTGGTCGACATGTGGAAAGACTATATTAAGAAGAATAACTAA
- a CDS encoding dihydroorotase, translating into MSQKPYDLIIQGGICLLPHPSESGLIEQQADIAITDGRIEKIRESINEPALKIIKAHGLHVLPGVIDSQVHFREPGLTHKEDLETGTRAAILGGVTSIFEMPNTNPSTTTKEAFEDKLQRAKNRAHCNYAFFIGGAHDNVANIAELELMPHCSGVKIFMGSSTGNLLVEDDETLEQILKRGHRRIIFHSEDEMRLRERKHIASDMADPHYHPVWRDVETAVNSTTRLLRLARKTGRKIHVLHVSTGEEMDLLKDAKDIATVEVLPQHLTLYAPDCYDKLGTYAQQNPPIREKRHMDRIWKALLDGTVDVIGSDHAPHTREEKDRPYPASPSGVPGVQTLVPIMLNHVHDGRLSLMKFTELVTENPCRVFGVKNKGRLRQGFDADITIVDLKKEMTIDNSWIASRCGWTPFHGMHVTGWPTHTIVGGKLVMENDQVVLPSQGQAVDFLETRS; encoded by the coding sequence ATGTCTCAAAAGCCCTATGATCTGATCATCCAAGGCGGGATCTGCCTGTTACCCCACCCCTCTGAAAGTGGACTTATCGAGCAACAGGCCGACATCGCCATTACAGATGGACGCATCGAAAAAATCCGCGAATCCATCAATGAGCCCGCCCTCAAAATCATCAAAGCCCACGGCCTGCACGTCCTTCCTGGGGTTATAGACAGCCAGGTGCATTTCCGCGAACCCGGCCTGACTCACAAAGAAGACCTTGAAACCGGCACCCGCGCCGCTATTTTAGGGGGCGTCACCAGCATCTTCGAGATGCCAAACACCAACCCTTCCACGACCACCAAAGAAGCCTTCGAAGACAAACTGCAAAGAGCGAAAAACCGGGCCCACTGCAACTATGCCTTCTTCATCGGCGGAGCCCATGACAACGTCGCCAATATCGCGGAACTGGAGCTGATGCCTCACTGCTCGGGCGTAAAAATCTTTATGGGAAGCTCGACCGGGAATTTGCTGGTCGAGGATGACGAAACCCTGGAGCAAATCCTAAAACGTGGCCACCGCCGCATCATTTTCCACAGTGAAGATGAAATGCGCCTGCGGGAGCGTAAACACATTGCTTCAGATATGGCTGATCCCCATTATCACCCGGTTTGGCGGGATGTGGAAACCGCTGTGAACTCGACCACGCGGCTTTTACGACTGGCCCGAAAAACCGGACGCAAGATTCATGTTCTGCACGTTTCAACCGGCGAGGAAATGGATCTGTTAAAGGACGCCAAAGACATCGCCACTGTTGAAGTTTTGCCTCAGCATCTGACCCTGTATGCGCCCGACTGCTATGACAAGCTTGGCACCTATGCCCAGCAAAATCCGCCGATCCGGGAAAAGCGTCACATGGACCGCATCTGGAAAGCACTTTTGGATGGCACAGTCGATGTGATCGGTTCGGATCACGCGCCCCACACACGTGAAGAAAAAGACCGTCCGTACCCGGCAAGTCCGTCTGGCGTTCCGGGCGTGCAAACTTTGGTGCCGATCATGCTGAATCACGTTCATGACGGTCGTTTGTCACTGATGAAGTTCACCGAGCTTGTGACAGAAAATCCTTGCCGCGTCTTTGGTGTCAAAAACAAAGGGCGTCTGCGCCAGGGCTTCGACGCTGACATTACGATTGTGGATCTGAAAAAAGAAATGACGATTGATAACTCCTGGATCGCCAGCCGCTGCGGATGGACTCCGTTCCATGGCATGCACGTGACCGGATGGCCGACGCACACAATTGTGGGCGGAAAACTTGTCATGGAAAATGATCAGGTCGTTTTACCAAGCCAAGGTCAGGCTGTGGACTTCCTGGAAACCCGTTCATGA
- a CDS encoding inner membrane-spanning protein YciB: protein MNPAPKKTAAGLFFGGLLPVIAFTLIEEYYGIIPGLIAGMVFGLGEIIWELYRHKKVQKITWIGNGMLLGLGAISLISSEGIWFKLQPALMEGAFAIVLWGSLVVKKPLLVYLAEQQGQQFPDIIKSRMAGITFRVGVFFAIHAILATWAALEWSTTNWALLKGIGLTVSFILYLVIEAVLLRRIVLKQRSE, encoded by the coding sequence ATGAATCCAGCTCCGAAGAAAACCGCCGCGGGCCTGTTTTTTGGTGGCCTGCTGCCGGTTATCGCCTTCACCCTGATTGAAGAATACTATGGAATCATTCCCGGTCTGATTGCCGGGATGGTTTTTGGTTTGGGTGAAATCATCTGGGAACTTTACCGACACAAGAAAGTTCAAAAGATCACCTGGATCGGCAACGGGATGTTGCTGGGGCTGGGTGCGATTTCTTTGATTTCGTCTGAAGGCATCTGGTTTAAGCTTCAGCCCGCTTTGATGGAAGGGGCTTTTGCAATTGTGCTGTGGGGATCGCTGGTCGTTAAAAAGCCCTTACTGGTTTATCTTGCAGAACAGCAGGGGCAGCAGTTTCCGGATATCATCAAGTCGCGTATGGCGGGAATCACCTTCCGCGTGGGTGTTTTCTTTGCCATTCATGCCATCCTGGCAACGTGGGCGGCCTTAGAGTGGAGCACCACCAACTGGGCACTATTAAAAGGCATCGGCCTGACCGTCAGTTTTATTCTGTATCTTGTCATTGAGGCTGTTCTGCTTCGAAGGATCGTTCTAAAACAAAGATCAGAATGA
- a CDS encoding DUF6279 family lipoprotein: MKNLILGLILLLCTGCGQLDVIVRWADITAASRADRYFDLTSEQKSELKENIQNDIAKMRKEMFPEVAKTFRSLEPEIKKEQINKDLVSKNFIEIQSYFKKGTNYFKDTALKTVGKLKKSQFEHFAKKVREDITETQENNETPEKSLKASYKRYRRSLEFWIGGISVKQQDEIENFLKANPYPWQLQNKSREHSLKLFLEASHNPGALQKFVADYFVDYETSRLPEFNEALNKHKAAFQTFLTEQFWKGLSTSQKNVLRDNLISRADDLDKIAQRP, translated from the coding sequence ATGAAAAATCTGATCTTGGGTTTAATTTTACTGCTATGTACCGGGTGCGGCCAGTTGGACGTGATCGTTCGCTGGGCCGATATCACGGCCGCTTCCCGCGCGGATCGCTATTTTGATCTAACCAGCGAACAAAAATCAGAGCTGAAAGAAAATATTCAAAACGACATCGCAAAGATGCGAAAAGAAATGTTCCCCGAGGTCGCAAAAACCTTCCGCAGCCTGGAACCAGAGATCAAAAAAGAACAGATCAACAAGGACCTGGTCAGTAAAAACTTTATCGAGATTCAAAGCTATTTCAAAAAAGGCACAAACTATTTCAAAGACACGGCTTTAAAAACCGTCGGCAAACTGAAAAAATCGCAGTTCGAGCACTTTGCCAAAAAGGTCCGCGAAGACATCACCGAAACCCAGGAAAACAACGAGACCCCGGAAAAGTCGCTGAAAGCTTCTTACAAACGCTATCGTCGCAGTTTAGAATTCTGGATCGGCGGAATTTCAGTCAAACAACAAGACGAAATCGAAAACTTTTTAAAAGCCAACCCCTATCCGTGGCAGCTGCAAAACAAAAGCCGCGAACACAGCTTAAAACTTTTCCTGGAAGCCAGCCACAATCCCGGCGCCTTGCAGAAATTTGTGGCTGATTATTTCGTCGACTATGAAACCAGCCGCCTGCCGGAATTCAACGAAGCCCTGAACAAACACAAAGCCGCCTTCCAGACCTTCCTGACCGAGCAGTTCTGGAAGGGCTTAAGTACTTCGCAAAAAAATGTCCTGCGGGATAATCTGATATCCAGAGCCGACGATCTGGACAAGATCGCTCAACGCCCCTGA
- a CDS encoding enoyl-CoA hydratase-related protein, translated as MSFYSQAFTHLSVSLKNHTLWVALANPEQSNAISLEMVDSLTRVLRFADFDSLVRVIVITGEGTSFCAGGDVKAMQNKTGMFAGESNELRMRYMHGIQQIPKCIEELSKPVIAMVNGPAIGAGCDLAMMCDLRIGTEKSKFGETFVKLGLVPGDGGSFFLQRVIGFSKAMQMSLTGDLVSGAEALNWGLLNYLVPVESLTAETEKLADKIAGNAPVAVQMTKKTMKMAYLNDLSTILDLAAAYQGITQRTEDHFKALEAMKEKKAPEFQGR; from the coding sequence GTGTCTTTTTATTCTCAAGCTTTTACGCATCTTTCGGTTTCGCTTAAAAATCATACGTTGTGGGTTGCTTTGGCTAATCCAGAGCAGAGTAATGCTATTTCGCTGGAGATGGTGGATTCGTTGACTCGGGTTTTGAGGTTTGCGGATTTTGATTCCTTGGTGCGGGTGATTGTTATTACTGGTGAAGGGACTTCGTTCTGTGCTGGTGGTGATGTGAAAGCCATGCAAAATAAAACCGGCATGTTTGCCGGGGAATCGAACGAGCTTCGTATGCGGTACATGCATGGGATTCAGCAGATTCCCAAGTGTATTGAAGAGCTTTCCAAACCTGTGATCGCCATGGTCAACGGACCGGCGATTGGGGCGGGGTGTGATCTGGCGATGATGTGTGATCTGCGCATCGGGACTGAAAAATCCAAATTTGGGGAAACCTTCGTAAAATTGGGCCTGGTTCCGGGTGACGGGGGCAGTTTCTTCCTGCAGCGGGTGATTGGGTTTAGTAAGGCCATGCAGATGTCTTTGACCGGGGATCTGGTTTCAGGGGCGGAGGCGTTGAACTGGGGGCTTTTGAATTATCTGGTGCCTGTTGAATCTTTAACGGCGGAAACTGAAAAGCTGGCAGATAAAATTGCTGGCAATGCGCCGGTGGCGGTGCAGATGACGAAAAAGACCATGAAGATGGCTTACCTGAATGATCTGTCCACGATCCTGGATCTGGCAGCGGCTTATCAGGGGATCACTCAACGTACGGAAGATCACTTCAAAGCGCTGGAAGCGATGAAAGAAAAGAAAGCACCCGAGTTTCAGGGGCGTTGA
- a CDS encoding S8 family peptidase produces MKRALLVGAVLFGSQAFAGEYLVKYSNTRAFNMLNTMTTSKVSTIQMMDHNDTASLVLVDVNKKHEAQALASLLSQPGVEYIVPNFKIRAFTAPVDAAALKEQWAIAKVQAEKAWQRAGNKGSKNVIVAVIDTGVDYTHPALAPNMITGYDFRDNDADPMDLTGFQNPGHGTHCAGAVGATGLIDGGIVGLSPEVSMMPLRFLGADGSGDLNNAIKSIDYAVEKGAQIISASWGAAVPRSQAAPLLEAVKRADDKGVIFIAAAANDGKNNDKTEMFPANNGYPNSITVAASGPADAKPSWSNYGTATVHVSAPGENIMSTLPKNKYGNLSGTSMATPLVSGLVALMKAQDPSLTGAQIRAILQTTGAKVSIETACNCRVDAYEAVEAVMSKKMVVVPSAATIKPSETLALSVLHGKTPFKFASSNSAVASVSDNGTMTAASNGSTVITVTDADGKTASTLNMHVGASSGGGNNPAPPDDGGGLPDPGQPGECPLGDPAICQIICQIKPDLPFCQ; encoded by the coding sequence ATGAAACGTGCATTACTAGTTGGTGCGGTTCTGTTTGGTTCTCAGGCGTTCGCTGGCGAATACCTGGTGAAATATTCGAACACACGCGCTTTCAACATGCTGAATACAATGACGACATCTAAGGTGTCCACGATCCAGATGATGGATCACAACGACACTGCTAGCTTGGTGTTGGTTGATGTGAACAAGAAACACGAAGCTCAGGCTTTGGCTTCTTTGTTGTCTCAACCAGGCGTTGAGTACATCGTTCCTAACTTCAAAATCAGAGCTTTCACAGCGCCAGTTGACGCTGCTGCTTTGAAAGAACAATGGGCTATCGCGAAAGTTCAGGCTGAAAAAGCTTGGCAGCGCGCTGGTAACAAAGGTTCCAAAAACGTGATCGTTGCGGTTATCGATACTGGTGTTGATTACACTCACCCGGCATTGGCACCGAACATGATCACTGGTTATGACTTCCGCGACAACGACGCTGATCCAATGGATCTGACTGGCTTCCAAAACCCAGGTCACGGTACACACTGTGCGGGTGCGGTTGGTGCGACGGGTCTTATCGACGGTGGTATCGTAGGTCTTTCTCCTGAAGTTTCCATGATGCCTTTGCGCTTCCTGGGTGCTGACGGTTCCGGTGACCTGAACAATGCGATCAAGTCTATCGACTACGCTGTTGAAAAAGGCGCTCAGATCATTTCTGCATCTTGGGGTGCGGCAGTTCCTCGTTCTCAAGCAGCTCCGCTTCTTGAGGCAGTAAAACGTGCTGACGACAAAGGTGTTATCTTCATCGCAGCTGCTGCGAATGACGGTAAAAACAACGATAAAACTGAAATGTTCCCGGCGAACAACGGTTACCCAAATTCCATCACAGTAGCGGCTTCCGGCCCTGCAGATGCGAAACCATCTTGGTCTAACTACGGTACAGCGACGGTTCACGTTTCTGCTCCGGGTGAGAACATCATGTCCACTCTTCCAAAAAACAAATACGGCAACTTGTCTGGTACTTCCATGGCAACTCCGCTTGTTTCCGGTTTGGTGGCTTTGATGAAAGCTCAAGATCCTTCTCTGACTGGTGCGCAAATCCGCGCTATCCTTCAGACGACAGGTGCTAAAGTTTCCATCGAAACTGCATGTAACTGCCGCGTTGACGCTTACGAAGCGGTTGAAGCTGTTATGTCCAAGAAAATGGTTGTAGTTCCGTCTGCGGCAACTATCAAACCTTCTGAGACTCTGGCTTTGTCTGTTCTTCACGGTAAAACGCCATTTAAGTTTGCTTCCAGCAACTCTGCAGTAGCGTCTGTATCTGACAACGGTACTATGACTGCAGCTTCCAACGGTTCCACAGTTATCACTGTGACTGATGCTGACGGTAAAACTGCTTCCACTCTGAACATGCACGTAGGTGCTTCTTCTGGTGGCGGTAACAATCCAGCTCCACCAGATGATGGTGGCGGTCTGCCTGACCCAGGTCAGCCTGGCGAATGTCCACTTGGTGATCCAGCGATCTGCCAAATCATCTGCCAAATCAAACCAGACCTTCCGTTCTGTCAGTAG
- a CDS encoding undecaprenyl-diphosphate phosphatase, whose amino-acid sequence MSYLHAIILGIVEGITEFLPISSTGHMIIASSMMGIEDSSFTKAFEVIIQFGAIMSVLVLYWKRFLPHWGFYRKLFVAFLPTAIIGFVVKDVVEHLMGSVQVVAWSLIVGGAILIWADKAFAHLTMMGRKTDDLTYKDSVKLGLFQAIAMIPGVSRSGATIMGGLTLGMNKKEAAEFSFFLAVPTMAAATLYKLLKIYKTIEPAQINLLLVGCAVAFVVAMVAIKFFIGIVSRYGFRGFGYYRIVLGVVILILLYTGHDLQMV is encoded by the coding sequence ATGAGTTATCTGCACGCCATCATCCTTGGCATTGTCGAAGGGATCACCGAGTTCCTGCCGATTTCTTCCACCGGTCATATGATTATTGCCAGCTCCATGATGGGCATCGAAGACAGTTCTTTCACAAAGGCCTTCGAAGTTATCATTCAGTTTGGTGCGATCATGTCGGTTCTGGTTTTGTATTGGAAACGCTTCCTTCCTCATTGGGGATTCTATCGCAAGCTGTTCGTGGCGTTCCTGCCTACGGCGATCATTGGCTTCGTCGTAAAGGATGTGGTGGAACATCTGATGGGCAGTGTGCAGGTCGTTGCCTGGTCACTGATTGTGGGTGGTGCGATCTTGATTTGGGCCGACAAGGCTTTTGCTCACCTGACAATGATGGGCCGAAAAACCGATGATCTGACATACAAAGATTCGGTGAAGCTTGGACTGTTCCAGGCCATCGCGATGATCCCGGGTGTTTCGCGTTCTGGTGCGACCATCATGGGCGGATTGACACTTGGCATGAATAAAAAAGAAGCAGCCGAGTTTTCATTTTTCCTGGCGGTGCCGACAATGGCCGCAGCCACGCTGTACAAACTGTTAAAGATCTATAAGACGATTGAGCCTGCACAGATCAATTTGCTGCTGGTGGGTTGTGCGGTGGCTTTTGTGGTGGCGATGGTTGCGATCAAGTTCTTTATCGGTATAGTGTCGCGCTATGGGTTCCGGGGCTTTGGTTACTACCGAATTGTTCTGGGTGTGGTGATTTTGATTCTGCTCTATACAGGGCATGACTTGCAGATGGTGTAA
- a CDS encoding mechanosensitive ion channel family protein: MEKFLFEESQWFTPELTEVLKSTTFVMPNWKWAFLALAITVGILIRPVFHLILKELKKHNPITKKYPRTFWGYFLRTDTDRPLAWILVILLWFAAGDAAELTGKFASYYEHFMRGLIAIFIIRLVYYAVDAACSVLADYTSKTPSTFDDQLVPFASKALKIFVVVMGFLIVLQSFGLNVMSLLAGLGLGGLALALAAQDTAANLFGSITILFDRPFQVGDWVKIKDMEGTVEEIGFRSTRVRTFYNSLITIPNAMMAKETVDNMGVRPARRVRQVLGLVYETAPETIENFCDRVRYYIKSDEKVIADTVTVHFNNYNASSLDVLVNFHLKVYTGPEELQHQQRIFIEILKIAADMNVSFAYPTQTVYNQVTTVR, encoded by the coding sequence ATGGAAAAGTTTTTGTTTGAAGAATCCCAGTGGTTCACTCCCGAACTGACCGAGGTTTTAAAATCCACAACCTTTGTGATGCCGAACTGGAAGTGGGCCTTCCTAGCGCTGGCAATCACGGTTGGGATTTTGATCCGCCCCGTGTTTCACCTGATCCTGAAAGAACTTAAGAAACACAATCCGATCACCAAAAAGTACCCGAGAACGTTTTGGGGTTATTTTCTAAGAACCGACACGGATCGTCCGTTGGCCTGGATCCTGGTGATCCTTTTGTGGTTTGCAGCCGGTGATGCGGCTGAACTGACCGGCAAGTTCGCCAGCTACTATGAGCACTTCATGCGTGGCCTGATTGCGATCTTTATCATCCGTCTGGTTTATTATGCAGTGGATGCGGCTTGCTCCGTGCTCGCAGATTATACTTCAAAAACCCCGAGCACTTTTGATGACCAGTTGGTGCCATTTGCCTCCAAAGCCTTAAAGATCTTTGTCGTGGTTATGGGTTTCCTGATTGTGCTGCAAAGCTTTGGACTCAATGTAATGTCCTTGCTGGCCGGTCTGGGTTTGGGGGGCTTGGCCTTGGCCTTGGCAGCTCAGGACACAGCTGCGAATTTATTCGGATCCATCACCATCTTGTTTGACCGCCCTTTCCAGGTCGGCGACTGGGTGAAGATCAAGGACATGGAAGGCACGGTTGAAGAAATCGGTTTCCGTTCCACGCGCGTCCGCACGTTCTATAACTCTTTGATCACGATCCCAAATGCTATGATGGCTAAAGAAACTGTCGACAATATGGGTGTTCGTCCTGCCCGCCGTGTTCGTCAGGTGCTCGGTTTAGTTTACGAAACAGCCCCAGAGACTATCGAGAACTTCTGTGACCGCGTCCGCTACTATATTAAGTCAGACGAAAAGGTTATTGCGGACACCGTGACAGTTCACTTTAATAATTACAACGCCTCGTCTTTGGATGTTCTCGTCAATTTCCATTTGAAGGTGTACACTGGACCGGAAGAGCTGCAACATCAGCAAAGAATCTTTATTGAGATTTTGAAGATCGCAGCCGATATGAACGTCAGTTTTGCTTACCCGACTCAGACGGTTTATAACCAGGTGACCACGGTAAGATAA